Proteins co-encoded in one Strix uralensis isolate ZFMK-TIS-50842 chromosome 2, bStrUra1, whole genome shotgun sequence genomic window:
- the LOC141939827 gene encoding uncharacterized protein LOC141939827 isoform X2, which yields MGHLESNAQPSSATQKWPLNTGIPGLLRDSAMALWYLITKVTGPARSLLQCRGLHRITASFRAHPPAPAWGPPRAAETVRIWDGVSRYILRQFALNKVGLAISSSPPTLLVPGVLNLQTTS from the exons ATGGGGCACCTGGAATCTAacgcccagcccagctctgctacTCAAAAGTGGCCTCTGAACACTGGCATTCCAGGATTGCTACGAGACAGCGCTATGGCTCTTTGGTATCTCATCACCAAG gtcacaggtcctgccaggagcctgctgcaGTGCCGGGGTCTCCACAGGATCACAGCTTCTTTCAgagcacatccacctgctccggcgtggggtcctccccgggctgcag AGACTGTGAGAATTTGGGATGGTGTATCCCGGTACATCCTACGGCAGTTTGCGCTGAACAAGGTGGGCTTGGCCATCTCCTCATCTCCTCCTACCCTGCTTGTCCCAGGAGTGCTCAACTTGCAAACCACCTCCTAA